CACAGTCTTGACTTTTAATCAGAATACGAAATAAAACTGTGGCAGTTAGAAGCATTGTGTATGTAGTAACAATGATAGGCATCGGTGTGTACATCAGTCTGGATAGTTGAAGTTTGTAGCATTCAGGAACTGTTTGCAAGATTGCGTAACGTAATTcacaatttaatgtaaatatggaaatttttcgaaatttgttattattttttcaaaaatggtatCTTTTGTTAGTgagtcataatttttttcatatctttgtAACTTTGTGATCAGTTTTATCCATTTAACCTCACGGTAAACGCCTATTACAATTTCATTATTGATGCAAGAAAATCGTAACGTAATTCACAGCATTAAATgggacactcaaattttggattgtatttttttcttcggcCAACAGGGAGAAATTTATggacaaaaaatgtaaagtcTATCCCCTGATCATTATAATATTCATCACTTTGCTTCCTATATTGGTgcttttagattatttttttgtacctAAATACGACCACTCTCGTTTGTGACATTTGGTTTTGATCAAATTTGGCttataaattctttattttagtACAGTAAATGGGATTAATACATCGTAATATCTTAATTCATAAGTCAGTCATACCTAGATATTAAATTTAATCCCCTTAACAATTAAAGATGgagaattttgttttcaaaaatcgcTTGTGACAACGAAAACTGGTTTTGGGGCACTTTAACTGACTTTGGATGTGTAGAAAGAAGTATACGATCAAACTTTTGCAATGGTTCATTACCTTTAGAGATAGAAAACGGCAGATATACAAAGCCAGTAACTCCATTAGATCttagaacatgtaaatattgTGCAGATAATATTTTAGAGGatgaatttactttttttttaatacattgtgAGTTTTATAATGATTTGTGCTTTGATATTTATGCACAGTTCAAAACATTGAGGTAAACTTTAGAGATTTTAATGAATATGATAAGTTATActtttaatgattgaataaatcaaatgtagaagatgaataaatatattttggccaaaacatttttatcaatcatttacAGTATTTGCacataacaaataaagatcCTATCAATGTCAAATTATGTTTTGTCTCACTAAGATTCGGTTTTGTTCTTTGTACCTAACTTCCCTTTCTTTGACCTTCAGATCATGTCATCCAGAGAAGCCACCCTCCCTCCCTACACCATGTCTTCCATGGTCATCTACGCCATCCAGTGCTCTCCGCAGAAAGCCTTGACCTTGTCAGAGATCTGCATGTCCCTAGAGGCCATGTTTCACGTCTATGGCGGCAACGACCAAGCTTGGTACAACAAGGTCCGTAACGTCCTCTCCAAGAACAACCACTTCGTCAAGATGAGGCATCCCAACAACAGCCGCAAGTGCTTGTGGACCGTCGACCTGTCCCTGGTTCCCCTCAGTTCGTTCCGGAAGCAGACGACACGTAAAGAAAGTCACAGCACCTGGCCTAACCTTCTTCATCATTACCTTGGAGTTCCGGAAATCGAGCTTCGCAGCGTCGTGTCATCGAGTGTAACTTCCGGAAGTGAATCCCCGAGTGTTGCGTCATCTCAGCTCAGCTTCGGCATTGACCGTATCCTCAGCATGTCTCCTAGGACGACGAGGACCCCGAAGACTCACACAGCAGACGATTCGGTTTTTCATGAAGATACCTGTTCCGGATGTGACTCATTTTGCAGTGTGTTCGATTCCACATACGACGACAGTGATTCAGTTCATAGCATTTGTTATTCCTCCATGGAAAGATTCCGAGGTTGTTCCGATGTGTCATCCTCCAAAGATATCCAAGAGTTTGGTCATTCCACCCGCATCTTCTCGGATTCTAGTTTTGTTTCCCTAGACGCTCCTTGTTCACCCATTGAGCCAGAGCTATCACAGGAAGACATTTTCGCGGGTGTTGAAGAACTCCAGTCCCTTTTGGAACCCGACGACGTCATCGACTTTGCCCCTTCAGACGATTCCGTCAACATTTCACCGGCCGACAGTTACAGTCTTTCGGCCCTTGATACTATCGCCGACTTTGTCATCTCTACACAATGCCCGGGAGATTTCTTCATGGAGTTTGAGCCTTACCTGCGGGACCTCAGTGACTGATGTGTGTGCTATACTTGTTGTATGACAATAGACATACCTCACTGGACTGGTATTTGATTTATCGTTttgttatgcattttttttgtatatattcatttcatggcaatgaaattatttataatttattctttttttgatttttttttcatatttttacaattcTGATACACCCATTATGCCGACGTAAAATGATGTAAACGAATACCATACAATATAAGTAGCAAATCGGAATTTTACAAGAAAGAGGAAGAGTATTTTGTCATGTGCTACCTGTGAGTGGGCGGGGCCATAACGCCATTATTAGATATGCATCACTGATGAACTTGAATCTAATaacttgtaaaaatacagtaaaatgtaaaatgtactTGCAACGATCGCTAAATCTTAATTTTCCGGAATTGTTGACATTTTGACCTAGTGAGTTgataacaatataaatagaatGTTTCCTGGGTCAAAGAAGTTGTAAACACATTATCTTGACGTAAAATGATGTAAACGAATACCATACAATATAAGTAGCAAATCGGAATTTTACAAGACAGAGGAAGAGTATTTTGTCATGTGCTACCTGTGAGTGGGCGGGGCCATAACGCCATTATTAGATATGCATCACTGATGAACTTGAATCTAATaacttgtaaaaatacagtaaaatgtaaaatgtactTGCAACGATCGCTAAATCTTAATTTTCCGGAATTGTTGACATTTTGACCTAGTGAGTTgataacaatataaatagaatGTTTAGTGTTTTATTGGTCCTGGGTCAAAGAAGTTGTAAACACAAGGATTTGGGAACAAACCAGATGATTGTATTGGGTGATATAAACTACTGTACGATCATGACTTGTTCAGATCCTCTTAAGGAACACACACCACATTCAGGTATGTATGTTCGGTCAAAAGTTgtcctaaatacatgtataacatcaGTGTAATAATGCGATtctaaaatgacataaaattcaattgagttatatatttttaaagctatATTTTAAGAGTTACGCAAGTATTATTGTCTGGTACAAATCCAGAATTTAAAATGCAAGTATGATAATGTTATGtttgatataaactttaaacTAGAAATTGTTGCTGCAAACGTCAAACGTGAATATGTTTAGGTCACATGCAAAGATTTCTCGATATTTTACGAATTTCCCAATTCTTTACAAAAACTAAACCCAATAAGGCGACACAATTTAGAAGATAtactattttatttgtttatttgtaaaaaaatttatatgcattttaaatcatcaaaatcaattatgaaaatttataaaaaaaatgaaatttgatgtcAGTGGAAAAATTTCAGATTGAGACATACTGTACACAGGGATATATTtgcccctgttttattttcacccttTTGCCCTTGTCGGCGGGcgaatttaaaggggcatggtcacgatttttgtcaaattctatttctatcatttattatttacaatgctttagaaatgcatttcgaatgattaaaaatgtcaacaaacggtttgtttacaaagcaaagaatttcaagctctgtaactcgcttaaaactcaacaaatgacactcaaatttcggttgcatatcaaaaatgcctttctgaagcattgtaatattaaaatcggaaaaataattgttgaccaaaatcgtgaccatgtcctttTAAGACTGAACGAATTCCACTATCTTAAACAAAACATTGCCTGCGCGAAATGGAAACGTTTGTTGCAAAAGAagaagggcaaaaattacagggggcgaaaataaccctgtatagagtaaatataaaatatttttaatcaaagtttCCCTCATTAATGGAAGTTGTCTTGGGCATTAACAGTCTTCGTTGATTCAAAAGCGTCAATTACTTTATGTGTATTCAACTAAAACAGCTCACAAAATTCTTTCGAAGCTTCGTTTCATTTGTTTCATCTTAGGATGAGTTGGGTTGGGTATCTGGGCCTGCTGTCCGTTTTGGCTCTGACTGCTGTGTATTCAGCATCCGTATCCGGCAGAGCAACTAAAGCCAAGCGTGAGTTGTTGATCTGTGCCTTCAACATCAAGACATTTGGCAAGGCAAAAATGTCGGACGCTGAGATAGCGGAGTACATCAAGCAGGTATATCTAGGGaaaaaaattcctcaaaaaagcAACATAAAACACGTAAAAACACTGACACACACATAAACTTAAACACATTAATTTATAATGCACACACACTCGTgcacaaaaaattaacattcaTGTACAATTGTCTTTATTTCTCCTTTAAGAACCATTGATCAACTAATGGAAGTATTAATTGAAAGgtttatatatgatttaaaaaaaccggttcataatgatattaaaaatggATATCAAAACTAAATATAACATTGTTTAAAgctatattatttcaaaattattttaaagtctATAAATGTTATCTTTAATTTGTTATCCATTTTTTCGCTGCACAtttgctttttattttcaaaaacagatTGTTTTgcgatatgacgtcattttgatTCAAGAGATCCGTGACATCAGCGGAGAGGCAATCCAGCAGCTATGGACCATGGTCAACGCGTGAGTCGCTACTGTATAAGATTATCACTGTTTATCAATGCGTTTGTCGGTTCTATATATCGAATATCACCTTTGGTCAACATGCAACTCGTTACTTTTCCAAGTATAACGACTGGTCAACacgttagttttttttaaatatcgagTCAACgttagtttatatatatatatatatatatatatatatatatatatatatatatatatatctcgaCTTGCACATGTCAATGCGTGGGTCATTACTTTATAACGAGTAACCACTGGTCAATGTGCGAATCGTTATTAGATAACAGCATCATCACTGCTGAACGCGTCATCAGGTCTTTACTGTATCAAGAACCACCATTTGTCAACGCGCGAGCAATTTCCATCCATCGAGTACTTCAAACATCAGTCAGTTGTACTTTCTAGTTTCACAATCGGTCAACGCGTTTATGACTGTTTATGGTGGCCTAATTCAAAGGGAGTTATACAATTAGCCACCAATTTAGTTCTGATaatgaataaaagaataaaCGTTTATCAAAGAGTACCCAATTTGTCGTCAATAAGCCAATCGGAGTATAAAAGAAACCAAAACGGTTATGGAGAACCTCACTGTAGAGATGAAAAATGGCTTACAAAAATGAAACGATTGGTCGCAAGTTTTAACCTAATAAAGGTAGATTTCAATTACTTACACATATTATGACTGTATTGATGCATTTCATACACCTGTGTACAGCACCCGACCATACGGAATGACGATCAGTGAACGACTCGGGCGCTCATCATACAAAGAACAGTACGCCTACTTCTACAGGTAAATGTGAACACTAATGTAAGAGGATTGGGTGGGCATGGCCATCTTAGACTGAATAAATCTCCTGGAGATGAAGAGGTCTTTATACACGTAAATGCATtggaaactacatgtacatgtatttgactttTATAGTTAAAATATTCCGAATTGTCCTTTacttaataattattataatttacatgcagataaaaaaatcaaacctaAAATCTGAGGGTATATTAAGAGCCATTCTCTTTAAGCATTTTAACACTTGTATAGGTGGTTcgtagctgcagatctgtagctctctggttgaaaaaattcggatagacaaaccagagagctacagttccaagcgttgtaaaaacctccgatttacgccgccgtttttgtgtcgctcgcttcgggaattaAATCCGACTTAaaaagcattcaaccgcctaaaaaattggatttattaattaaacatatagtttaccctaactctgctaaccttgttttcctttcaatggttcacaacggccatccttcgccttggaatgtcatcgttttaaaaaaactcgccttatgacaaccatgtttacctagtagcgagatctcgggtgcgtcgatttacccaaatggacccaaatggacccaaattcaagcggaaaacaattataataaaatcctcataatttagggaaatttggaaaaataaaagccgaaggtccaaaacaataattaaaattatttcagtatatctttaaaaattgtttttgaaaaataaagatgagcattttatctcgatttgtaaaagtatataatgtatgtaattatattcaaataatataaatacatatatgatatattatatagaaataaaacaactttttaaaaataattttaattattgttatggacctttggcttttatttttccaaatttccctaaattattaggattttattataattgttttccgcttgaatttgggtccatttgggtccatttgggtaaatcgacgcacccgagatctcgctactaggtaaacatggttgtcataaggcgagttttttaaaacgatgacattccaaggcgaaggatggccgttgtgaaccattgaaaggaaaacaaagttagcagagttagggtaaactatatgtttaattaataaatccaattttttaggcggttgaatgcttttaaagtcggatataattcccgaagcgagcgacacaaaaacggcggcgtaaatcggaggtttttacaacgcttggaactgtagctctctggtttgtctatccgaattttttcaaccagagagctacagatctgcagctaagGTGGTTCGGCAATCATAGTCACCGATTTTCCTCAAATTTTCATATGATGCATATTATCATATACCTATCATAAAAACACCAAAAGTTGGTTGCTAGGCAACTCCGTTACCATGGATACACATACCCATCATTCTTAGCAAAAAATGGTCTTGATTTTTACTGAAGAACACACTTTTCCAGcgtaaatttttatttcaattagaTTAGTTTGTGATAAATCTTCATCAAACTCTCAAAGCATCACATCTTAACTATTGAATAATAcattaatcaaattaaattatttatttttctttattgtacCAGGGGCTTAAAAGTACTTGGTTAACAACTTTGTAAAAAACCTAGAAATGAGGCATTTTTGGTGATGCCCTGTAAATTCTTGCGGACTGGTTGATGCAAACCGACACCAATCCTGAATTGACTGGGTCTTCTGTTATCAGAAACAATCAAAACATGATGGGGAAGTAACCTCAAAATTGTTGTTTCCATGGAAACAAAAGTGTACATTTTACAACTTTCAAACTTCATAAAACCCGTACTACGGTTCATAAATATGTGTAAATTATTtccttttgagaaaaaaaatgtgaatatgcaaaTATGCAATACATTGAGGGTGTTTGTAATATTGGTTTACAAATTATCGAATCTAGGTAAGATATATAAACAATCGTTACCATGGAAACatgataaacaatttctttCAATTCTATGTATAATAGACAGTTTATGTCTTTGTATCTCATTTCATTATGTAACGATtatcaaattttgatgaaaaaaggAGAGcatattttatcaaacttaTGTTTCTAGCTCATCTGAGCTAAAAGCTTTTTGGAGGCCATCCgtctctgtctgtccgtccatctgaaaactttccacattttagctttttctccagaaccactaaGCTAATTCTAATcaaacttagcacaaatcaTCCAGAAGTTTAAGGGGGTTCAAATTTGTTAGAATAAGGGCAACACCCTCTTTCAGGGGGAAGTGATAAAGGACTAAACATCTACTATGATCTTAacatttgacctttaaattggttcaaggtcactgcacacttttta
This genomic window from Crassostrea angulata isolate pt1a10 chromosome 8, ASM2561291v2, whole genome shotgun sequence contains:
- the LOC128158532 gene encoding forkhead box protein I1c-like, with protein sequence MSSREATLPPYTMSSMVIYAIQCSPQKALTLSEICMSLEAMFHVYGGNDQAWYNKVRNVLSKNNHFVKMRHPNNSRKCLWTVDLSLVPLSSFRKQTTRKESHSTWPNLLHHYLGVPEIELRSVVSSSVTSGSESPSVASSQLSFGIDRILSMSPRTTRTPKTHTADDSVFHEDTCSGCDSFCSVFDSTYDDSDSVHSICYSSMERFRGCSDVSSSKDIQEFGHSTRIFSDSSFVSLDAPCSPIEPELSQEDIFAGVEELQSLLEPDDVIDFAPSDDSVNISPADSYSLSALDTIADFVISTQCPGDFFMEFEPYLRDLSD